The uncultured Desulfovibrio sp. genome contains a region encoding:
- a CDS encoding 2-hydroxycarboxylate transporter family protein produces the protein MQTVENNRIGSGSEGLWDKLLNFKIGPVPLPAYLFFAAVIFLASHYGKLPKDMIGGFSVMLILGILLGDMGLRLPVLKDIGGPAILSIFIPSVLVYYSVLDGPAKEAVFHFTGSKGGGANFLYFYIASLVTGSILGMMRQVLIQGFLRMFVPLILGTLASCIVGTGVGTLLGHGVFESFFYIVVPIISGGVGEGILPLSAGYAEIQGVDPGKFIAMVAPAAMLGNVTAIICAGILRRYAIKHPESTGNGKLVRTGDGDLLPTEEKETIDVTILGMGLLTACCFYLFGMLVNMVIPIPAPIIMILSAAIVKALGIMPTIVEKSAKQFYLFVSKNLTWALLVGIGVCYTPWKDVVAVIQPSYVITVVATVLSMVGCGFFTARFLNMYPVESALVTACHSGLGGTGDVAILSASARMELMPFAQISTRIGGASVVVMAVILMRVFYAG, from the coding sequence ATGCAAACCGTAGAAAATAACCGTATCGGATCCGGTTCCGAAGGGCTTTGGGACAAACTGCTCAATTTCAAGATTGGCCCGGTGCCGCTTCCAGCATATTTGTTTTTTGCCGCGGTAATCTTTCTGGCCTCACACTACGGCAAGCTGCCCAAGGACATGATCGGCGGTTTTTCCGTGATGCTCATTCTGGGCATCCTGCTGGGCGACATGGGTCTGCGCCTGCCCGTGCTCAAGGATATTGGCGGGCCTGCCATTCTCTCCATCTTCATTCCCTCCGTGCTGGTGTATTACAGCGTTCTGGACGGTCCGGCCAAGGAGGCCGTGTTCCACTTCACCGGCAGCAAGGGCGGCGGCGCGAACTTCCTGTATTTTTATATCGCCAGTCTGGTGACGGGCAGCATCCTGGGGATGATGCGGCAGGTGCTTATTCAAGGTTTTCTGCGCATGTTCGTACCGCTTATTCTGGGTACGCTGGCAAGCTGTATTGTAGGCACGGGCGTGGGCACGCTGCTGGGCCATGGCGTGTTTGAAAGCTTTTTCTACATTGTTGTTCCCATCATTTCCGGCGGTGTGGGTGAAGGCATTCTGCCCCTTTCTGCCGGATATGCAGAAATTCAGGGAGTTGACCCCGGCAAGTTTATTGCCATGGTGGCCCCGGCAGCCATGCTGGGCAACGTGACGGCCATTATCTGCGCTGGCATTCTGCGCCGTTACGCCATCAAGCATCCCGAAAGCACCGGTAACGGCAAGCTCGTACGTACTGGCGATGGCGACCTGCTGCCCACGGAAGAAAAGGAAACCATTGACGTGACCATCCTGGGCATGGGTCTGCTTACCGCCTGCTGCTTCTATCTTTTCGGCATGCTGGTAAACATGGTCATTCCCATCCCGGCCCCCATTATCATGATTCTGTCCGCAGCAATTGTTAAGGCGCTGGGCATCATGCCCACCATTGTTGAAAAGAGCGCCAAACAGTTCTACCTTTTTGTTTCCAAAAACCTCACGTGGGCGCTGTTGGTGGGCATTGGCGTGTGCTACACCCCGTGGAAGGACGTAGTGGCCGTTATCCAGCCGAGCTACGTCATCACCGTGGTTGCCACCGTGCTTTCCATGGTTGGGTGCGGCTTTTTCACCGCTCGCTTCCTGAACATGTACCCTGTGGAATCCGCCCTTGTAACGGCCTGCCACAGCGGCCTTGGCGGCACCGGCGACGTGGCTATTCTTTCTGCTTCGGCCCGCATGGAGCTTATGCCTTTTGCGCAGATATCTACGCGCATCGGCGGTGCTTCGGTGGTGGTCATGGCGGTTATTCTCATGCGCGTATTTTACGCGGGCTAA
- a CDS encoding triphosphoribosyl-dephospho-CoA synthase, translating to MSAVMPLLDELAGSASIQTGICLCLPGMRVAELASRAAILEAATSPKPGLVCIDGNGAHSDMDYPLFVRSAKALRPYFAKAHALGWATYRLAPGQAFARLRPLGIRAEQCMLQATSGVNTHKGLIFSMGLFCAVVGRLSRSMSEQGVSEARVRSEAALLVRGLVQRDFAHLAEERKVLGGSLRTQILLPVGLGASLQRVPRAVRPALEARLQRKLTAGEVLYLLYGITGIRGEAEQGFPHVGLGLQALEAHGAGRDLNTAMVHCLLELMQSMDDTNILWRGGAHGLHHAAGAARSALAAGGLCTPAGQEALRRMSVDFAQRRLSPGGCADMLAVSVFLYLLRLHGRG from the coding sequence ATGTCGGCCGTAATGCCCCTGCTGGACGAGCTAGCCGGGAGCGCCAGCATACAGACAGGCATATGCCTGTGTCTGCCCGGTATGCGGGTGGCGGAACTGGCCTCGCGGGCAGCGATTCTTGAAGCGGCGACCAGCCCCAAACCGGGGTTAGTGTGTATTGACGGCAATGGTGCGCACAGTGATATGGACTATCCCCTGTTTGTGCGCAGCGCCAAGGCACTGCGTCCTTATTTTGCCAAGGCGCACGCCCTTGGCTGGGCCACATACCGCCTTGCGCCTGGGCAGGCTTTTGCCCGCCTGCGCCCCCTCGGTATACGGGCGGAGCAGTGTATGTTGCAGGCCACATCTGGCGTAAACACCCACAAAGGGCTGATTTTTTCCATGGGGCTGTTCTGCGCCGTTGTGGGGCGGCTGAGCCGATCTATGTCTGAACAGGGGGTTTCTGAAGCGCGCGTGCGTAGCGAGGCGGCTCTATTGGTGCGCGGGCTGGTGCAGAGGGATTTTGCCCATCTGGCTGAGGAGCGGAAAGTCTTGGGTGGTTCTTTGAGAACGCAGATCCTTCTGCCTGTAGGATTGGGAGCGAGCCTTCAACGAGTGCCGCGCGCCGTGCGCCCCGCTCTGGAAGCGCGCTTGCAACGTAAGCTTACCGCCGGGGAGGTTCTGTACCTGCTCTACGGCATTACAGGTATCAGAGGTGAAGCGGAGCAGGGGTTCCCGCATGTGGGGCTTGGCTTGCAGGCGCTGGAGGCGCACGGGGCCGGGCGCGACCTCAACACGGCCATGGTTCACTGCCTGCTGGAACTGATGCAGAGCATGGACGACACCAATATTTTATGGCGCGGCGGCGCACATGGGTTGCACCATGCGGCAGGAGCCGCGCGCTCTGCTCTTGCTGCCGGGGGGCTGTGCACTCCCGCAGGGCAGGAGGCGCTGCGCCGTATGAGCGTCGACTTTGCCCAGCGGCGGCTGAGCCCCGGCGGCTGTGCCGACATGCTGGCTGTGAGCGTATTTTTGTACCTGCTGCGCTTGCACGGCAGGGGCTGA
- the dcuS gene encoding DcuS/MalK family sensor histidine kinase: MLHAIKNSSLFVKLVIMVSLALCPPILFSHLAESYFISKYGYEEAEKTVSNVARLSAESSTVIEGMRSDKPEARKQMVDFVEMLTHVSNVKFIVLIDMQGTRIHHPEAWKIGGHIMGGDEGDSLKGRTYISSARGSFGFSLRAFRPIYDEQGKQLGAVAVGIMSKDIEANVARLSGPLLWLSGLSLAVGILLAVLLSRTIKNILFGLEPHQIARMLEERNAILRTVREGIIAVNKDGTLVLVNEMAEKILRAAGVAGPLEGQPVQKTIPATRLDAIIASGKPEYDMEQNINGNIIMTNRAPICVQGKVIGAVATFRDMTEVRAQAERLTGLSNYAEALRSRSHEYLNKLHVISGLLRNRRYEELEGYLEHIIGSKKRETSSIAALVRDPIVAGFLESKYSRAHELGVTLRIEGNGVLPALSPKGAHAMVTIVGNLIDNAFDAVTYAGEKIITLHIESDFSRPDGNGQLVISVSDTGRGIAEEHQEKIFTKGFSTKGSNRGIGLYMLLLTLDEVDGSVEIDSRLGHGSTFIVRFPATVLAEGEQQ; encoded by the coding sequence ATGCTGCACGCCATCAAAAATTCCAGCCTGTTTGTAAAGCTTGTTATTATGGTCAGTCTGGCGCTTTGCCCGCCAATATTGTTCAGCCATCTGGCAGAATCATACTTCATCAGCAAATACGGATACGAAGAGGCGGAAAAAACCGTTTCCAACGTGGCCCGCCTTTCGGCGGAATCGTCCACCGTCATTGAAGGTATGCGCTCGGACAAGCCCGAAGCACGCAAACAAATGGTGGATTTTGTAGAAATGCTTACCCATGTTTCCAATGTAAAATTTATTGTGCTCATCGACATGCAGGGTACGCGCATCCACCACCCGGAGGCCTGGAAAATCGGCGGGCATATCATGGGCGGCGACGAAGGAGATTCCCTCAAGGGGCGCACCTATATTTCGTCCGCACGCGGTTCGTTCGGCTTTTCGCTGCGGGCATTCAGGCCCATCTATGACGAGCAGGGCAAACAGCTGGGCGCTGTGGCCGTAGGTATCATGTCCAAGGATATCGAGGCCAATGTGGCCCGATTGAGCGGCCCATTGTTGTGGCTTTCCGGGCTGTCGCTGGCTGTGGGCATACTGCTGGCCGTGCTGCTTTCGCGCACCATCAAGAATATTCTTTTCGGGCTTGAACCGCACCAGATCGCGCGCATGCTTGAAGAACGCAACGCCATTCTGCGCACCGTGCGCGAGGGCATTATTGCCGTAAACAAAGACGGCACGCTGGTGCTCGTGAATGAAATGGCCGAAAAGATCCTGCGCGCTGCGGGCGTTGCCGGGCCTCTGGAAGGGCAGCCAGTGCAAAAGACCATTCCCGCCACCCGCCTGGACGCCATTATTGCCTCCGGCAAGCCAGAGTACGATATGGAACAGAACATCAATGGCAACATTATCATGACCAACCGTGCGCCCATATGCGTGCAGGGCAAGGTCATCGGCGCAGTGGCGACCTTCCGCGACATGACCGAGGTGCGCGCTCAGGCCGAGCGGCTCACGGGCCTCAGCAACTACGCCGAAGCCCTGCGCTCGCGCTCGCACGAATACCTCAACAAGCTGCACGTCATTTCAGGCCTGCTGCGCAACAGGCGCTACGAAGAGCTTGAGGGATACCTTGAGCACATTATCGGCAGCAAAAAACGGGAAACATCGTCCATTGCGGCCCTGGTCAGAGACCCCATTGTGGCGGGTTTTCTGGAGAGCAAATACAGCCGCGCCCATGAACTGGGCGTAACCCTTCGCATTGAGGGCAACGGCGTGCTGCCTGCCCTTTCGCCCAAGGGTGCGCACGCCATGGTAACAATTGTGGGCAATCTTATAGACAATGCCTTTGACGCCGTTACTTATGCGGGAGAGAAAATTATTACCCTGCACATTGAAAGCGACTTCAGCAGGCCCGACGGCAACGGTCAGCTTGTTATCAGCGTTTCCGACACCGGACGCGGCATAGCGGAGGAGCATCAGGAAAAAATCTTCACAAAGGGTTTTTCAACCAAGGGCTCCAACAGGGGCATAGGCCTCTACATGTTGCTGCTCACCCTGGACGAAGTGGACGGATCTGTGGAAATAGATTCGCGGTTGGGTCACGGTTCGACATTTATTGTCCGTTTTCCCGCAACTGTTCTGGCTGAAGGAGAACAACAATGA
- a CDS encoding MFS transporter translates to MSNAVDKATAQANLRRVVISSLMGAVIEWYDFFLYGVVAGLVFNKLFFPSFSSGVGTILAFATFAVGFVARPLGGFIFGHFGDKIGRKKMLILTLEIMGVATVLIGCIPSYDSIGIWAPILLVTCRIAQGIGLGGEWGGAVLMAFESAPAHKRAFYGSLPQVGLSLGLMLASGVIGVLSWLLPDEAFIAWGWRVAFVLSAVLVLVGAYIRTSVQETQDFSSAKKHVEKIRYPMIDAFKRYPKTLMACVGARFVEGIAFNVFGVFSLTYLTNTCGVNRTVALMAVVVASAVMACFIPMWGAMADRIGKGRIFGTAAVLLGITSFPVFWVLHNYATTNLFFVYLAIIVPFGIVYAAAYASMASLFSDSFDATVRYSSISFVYQFSGIFASGLTPMIATMLVQANGSQPWYLCGYLLVAGIISTISTIWLGTIRERNDLYHTAPASSAEEASESAVTDAAV, encoded by the coding sequence ATGAGCAACGCTGTTGATAAAGCAACTGCCCAGGCAAACCTGCGCCGCGTAGTTATTTCTTCCCTGATGGGCGCGGTCATCGAATGGTATGACTTTTTCCTCTACGGCGTAGTCGCCGGGCTTGTGTTCAACAAACTGTTTTTCCCGTCCTTTTCGTCGGGCGTTGGTACCATCCTGGCATTTGCGACCTTTGCCGTGGGCTTTGTGGCCCGCCCCCTTGGCGGTTTTATCTTCGGGCATTTTGGCGACAAGATCGGCCGCAAAAAAATGCTCATTCTCACCCTTGAAATCATGGGCGTGGCCACAGTGCTTATTGGCTGCATTCCATCCTATGACAGCATCGGTATCTGGGCGCCCATTCTGCTGGTTACCTGCCGCATTGCCCAGGGTATTGGCCTTGGCGGCGAGTGGGGCGGTGCGGTGCTTATGGCCTTTGAATCGGCCCCTGCCCACAAGCGTGCGTTTTACGGCAGCCTGCCCCAGGTGGGTCTTTCCCTTGGTCTCATGCTGGCATCCGGCGTGATCGGCGTGCTTTCCTGGCTGCTGCCCGACGAGGCCTTTATCGCCTGGGGTTGGCGCGTGGCCTTTGTGTTAAGCGCCGTACTGGTGCTTGTTGGCGCGTACATCCGTACCTCCGTGCAGGAAACTCAGGACTTTTCCAGCGCCAAAAAGCATGTGGAAAAAATCCGCTACCCCATGATTGACGCCTTCAAACGTTACCCCAAGACCCTGATGGCCTGCGTGGGTGCGCGTTTTGTGGAAGGTATCGCTTTCAACGTATTTGGCGTGTTCTCCCTGACCTACCTTACAAATACCTGCGGCGTTAACCGTACCGTGGCCCTTATGGCCGTGGTGGTGGCATCTGCCGTCATGGCCTGCTTTATCCCCATGTGGGGCGCCATGGCCGACCGCATAGGCAAGGGCCGCATTTTCGGCACTGCCGCAGTGCTGCTGGGCATCACCTCCTTCCCCGTGTTCTGGGTGCTGCACAACTACGCCACCACCAACCTGTTCTTTGTGTACCTTGCCATCATTGTTCCCTTCGGTATCGTCTACGCTGCCGCTTACGCCAGCATGGCGAGCCTGTTCTCCGACAGCTTTGACGCCACTGTACGCTATTCAAGTATTTCCTTCGTGTATCAGTTTTCAGGCATCTTCGCCTCGGGCCTGACGCCCATGATTGCCACCATGCTGGTACAGGCCAATGGTTCGCAACCCTGGTATCTGTGCGGCTATCTGCTTGTGGCTGGTATTATCAGCACCATATCCACCATCTGGCTGGGAACCATCCGCGAACGCAACGACCTGTACCACACTGCGCCTGCCAGCAGCGCGGAAGAGGCCTCTGAATCTGCTGTGACCGACGCGGCGGTGTAA
- the citF gene encoding citrate lyase subunit alpha — protein sequence MKNKFIATIANALRQCGITDGMTLSFHHHLRNGDHVVNMTMDAVASLGIKNIIVACSSLFPVHEHLVPHIKSGVITGIDTDYMSGPLARAVTEGLLPTPVMFRSHGGRPRAIGEGSLKIDIAVIAAPAVDALGNINGTEGPSACGSLGYAMPDGRHATHVIAVTDHLVQGGLGRVSIPHDQVDCVVVVDKIGDPAGIVSGSISLTRDPVALAIARSAQAVIRASGLLRDGFNYQTGAGGASLAASIFLQEDMRAMKLHGGFLLGGITRYMVEMLEEGLFDNVFDVQCFDLSSVQSMARNPRHVEISADTYANPASKSACVDYLDAVLLGATEVDLNFNVNVTTDSNGNIIGGSGGHNDAAAGAKLTIIVAPLVRARLPIVVDKCTTLTTRGNTVDVLVTERGIAVNPARKELADRLRDARLPVCDIAELHETAMKMTGKPLAFEHGEKVVGHVEYRDGTIADKIYAVQ from the coding sequence ATGAAAAACAAGTTTATAGCAACCATTGCCAATGCCCTGCGCCAGTGCGGCATTACCGACGGAATGACGCTTTCGTTCCACCACCACCTGCGCAACGGAGATCATGTGGTCAACATGACCATGGATGCTGTTGCCTCGCTGGGCATCAAGAATATCATCGTTGCCTGCTCCTCGCTGTTCCCCGTGCATGAGCACCTTGTGCCGCACATCAAGAGCGGAGTTATCACGGGCATTGATACAGACTACATGAGCGGCCCGCTGGCCCGGGCTGTAACCGAGGGCCTTTTGCCCACGCCCGTCATGTTCCGTTCGCACGGGGGCAGACCCCGCGCCATCGGCGAGGGGTCGCTCAAGATAGACATTGCCGTCATTGCCGCTCCGGCGGTGGACGCGCTGGGCAACATCAACGGCACGGAAGGCCCGTCGGCCTGCGGCTCACTGGGCTATGCCATGCCCGACGGCAGGCATGCCACTCACGTTATCGCCGTGACCGACCATCTGGTACAGGGCGGCCTTGGCCGCGTGAGCATCCCCCACGACCAGGTGGACTGTGTGGTTGTAGTGGACAAGATCGGCGATCCTGCGGGCATCGTTTCCGGCTCCATCAGCCTTACCCGCGATCCTGTAGCTCTGGCCATCGCCCGTAGCGCACAGGCCGTTATCCGCGCGTCTGGCCTGCTCAGGGACGGCTTCAATTACCAGACCGGCGCTGGCGGCGCATCCCTGGCTGCCTCCATCTTTTTGCAGGAAGACATGCGCGCCATGAAACTGCACGGTGGATTTTTGCTGGGCGGCATCACCAGGTACATGGTCGAAATGCTGGAGGAAGGGCTGTTTGACAACGTTTTTGACGTCCAGTGCTTTGATCTGAGCAGTGTGCAGTCCATGGCCCGGAACCCGCGCCATGTGGAGATTTCGGCGGATACATACGCCAACCCGGCCAGCAAGAGCGCCTGCGTGGATTATCTGGACGCCGTGCTGCTGGGGGCCACCGAGGTTGACCTGAACTTCAACGTCAACGTCACCACCGACTCCAACGGCAATATTATCGGCGGTTCGGGCGGGCATAACGATGCCGCCGCCGGGGCCAAACTGACCATCATTGTGGCCCCGCTGGTGCGGGCGCGCCTGCCCATTGTGGTGGACAAGTGCACCACCCTGACCACCAGAGGCAATACTGTTGATGTGCTGGTGACCGAGCGCGGCATTGCCGTGAATCCGGCCCGCAAAGAACTGGCCGACCGCCTGCGCGATGCCCGCCTGCCAGTGTGCGACATCGCCGAACTGCACGAAACAGCCATGAAGATGACAGGCAAGCCTCTTGCCTTTGAGCACGGCGAAAAGGTTGTGGGGCACGTGGAATACCGGGACGGAACCATTGCGGACAAAATATACGCCGTACAATAG
- a CDS encoding citrate lyase holo-[acyl-carrier protein] synthase, with the protein MDFCQILAERERRWNARLSMAGNYNCPVLSLTLNIPGPDKNLPGAEAALNQLQAALRERVEEAGGVLLEECRLSGGAAQNPDGPTWIAAVRMEAIALKELAVAVEERHILGRLADADVMDAQGQPVNREHLSVATTGAQESAENLVREARMGRVPRQCFLCSRPASLCRREGRHSLEELLTVVRDMLRLANENAGQERACRP; encoded by the coding sequence ATGGATTTTTGCCAGATACTTGCCGAGCGAGAACGTCGGTGGAACGCCCGTTTGTCCATGGCTGGCAACTACAATTGCCCGGTACTTTCCCTGACGTTGAATATCCCCGGACCGGATAAAAATCTGCCCGGTGCGGAAGCCGCCCTTAACCAGCTGCAGGCGGCCCTGCGTGAGCGAGTGGAAGAGGCAGGCGGCGTTCTGCTGGAGGAGTGCCGCCTATCCGGCGGAGCCGCTCAGAATCCGGATGGTCCGACCTGGATAGCAGCGGTGCGTATGGAGGCCATCGCCCTCAAGGAGCTGGCCGTTGCAGTGGAGGAACGGCACATTCTCGGCAGGTTGGCCGATGCGGACGTGATGGATGCCCAAGGGCAGCCTGTAAACCGCGAGCATCTTTCTGTCGCCACGACCGGAGCGCAGGAAAGTGCGGAAAATCTGGTGCGGGAAGCACGTATGGGGCGTGTGCCGCGACAATGTTTTCTGTGTTCCAGACCCGCCAGCCTGTGCCGCCGCGAGGGCAGGCACAGCCTTGAGGAACTACTGACAGTTGTGCGCGACATGCTGCGACTTGCCAATGAAAATGCAGGGCAGGAGCGGGCATGTCGGCCGTAA
- a CDS encoding sulfite exporter TauE/SafE family protein, whose amino-acid sequence MLVALAFSSFLVGALIGATGVGGVLLIPAIMFFGGLGTHEAMATALFSFLFAGIVATASYQRYGTIDWRVTLPVVAGSFLSGYAGAYVGAYVPARGLNILLACLIIFSSLYSMLPVRKGTGMAQRLSPRGNTALLFGIGIFTGFLCGMTGAGGGIISVPVMLLFSYAPLQCIATSQVLQMVISVSGSASNMSNGFISYSTVWWVTACELVGIAVGAHIAHRVPVSLLKRMVSGLCMAIGLFIAWRAMSQL is encoded by the coding sequence ATGCTTGTGGCGCTTGCGTTTTCGTCATTTCTGGTGGGCGCGCTTATTGGCGCAACAGGGGTGGGCGGCGTACTGCTGATTCCGGCCATCATGTTTTTCGGCGGGCTCGGCACGCATGAGGCCATGGCAACGGCGCTGTTCAGCTTTCTGTTTGCGGGCATTGTGGCAACGGCGAGCTATCAGCGCTACGGCACCATTGACTGGCGGGTTACCCTGCCAGTGGTGGCGGGCAGCTTTTTGTCTGGTTATGCGGGGGCGTATGTGGGGGCGTATGTTCCGGCGCGCGGGCTCAACATTCTGCTGGCCTGTCTGATAATCTTTTCCAGCCTGTATTCCATGCTTCCGGTGCGCAAGGGCACGGGCATGGCCCAGCGGCTCAGCCCCAGGGGCAATACGGCTCTGCTCTTTGGCATTGGCATTTTTACGGGATTTTTGTGCGGCATGACGGGGGCTGGCGGGGGCATCATTTCCGTGCCGGTCATGCTGCTGTTCAGCTACGCGCCCTTGCAGTGCATTGCCACAAGCCAGGTTTTGCAGATGGTTATTTCTGTTTCCGGCTCTGCAAGCAACATGAGCAACGGCTTCATTTCCTATTCCACGGTCTGGTGGGTCACGGCTTGCGAGCTTGTGGGCATAGCCGTGGGCGCGCACATTGCCCACCGTGTGCCTGTGAGCCTGCTCAAGCGCATGGTCAGCGGGCTTTGCATGGCCATAGGTCTGTTCATCGCATGGCGGGCTATGAGCCAGTTATAG
- a CDS encoding CoA ester lyase — translation MRNRTFLFMPGNNPGMLASAQCLGADVVIFDLEDAVARQEKDAARTLVSHALKELRPQGVGITVRINGLDTPFWQADMEAVVEARTNFVMVPKMERAEEVRQVAGAIEAARLKFGVEEEVKALVIVETPLGLENVYSIASASPLLQGILLGAEDFTAAMGAQRTAQGEEIAYARSRLLTACKAAGVLAIDTPFPFVSDLEGLEKDAAFAVQLGFDGKAVISPHHVHRVNRAFVPAPEKINWAKRVMAAARLAEAEGKGAVSLDGMMIDLPIIKRAERILLLADV, via the coding sequence ATGCGCAACCGCACGTTTCTTTTCATGCCCGGGAACAATCCCGGTATGCTTGCCAGCGCCCAGTGCCTGGGCGCTGATGTGGTTATTTTTGATCTGGAAGACGCCGTTGCCCGCCAGGAAAAGGATGCGGCCCGTACTCTCGTGAGCCACGCGCTCAAAGAGCTGCGGCCCCAGGGCGTGGGCATCACTGTGCGTATCAACGGGTTGGACACGCCTTTCTGGCAGGCGGATATGGAAGCCGTGGTCGAAGCCCGCACCAACTTTGTGATGGTTCCCAAGATGGAGCGGGCGGAAGAAGTGCGGCAGGTGGCCGGGGCTATTGAAGCCGCCCGGCTCAAGTTTGGCGTGGAGGAAGAGGTAAAGGCTCTGGTGATCGTTGAAACCCCGCTGGGTCTTGAAAACGTCTACTCCATAGCCTCTGCCAGCCCTCTGTTGCAGGGCATACTGCTGGGTGCGGAAGACTTTACCGCAGCCATGGGCGCGCAGCGCACCGCGCAGGGCGAAGAAATCGCCTATGCCCGTTCGCGACTGCTCACGGCCTGCAAAGCCGCAGGCGTATTGGCCATAGACACGCCCTTTCCCTTTGTTTCCGACCTCGAAGGGCTGGAAAAAGACGCCGCCTTTGCCGTGCAGCTGGGCTTTGACGGCAAGGCCGTTATTTCGCCCCACCATGTGCACCGCGTCAACCGCGCCTTTGTGCCCGCACCGGAAAAAATCAACTGGGCAAAGCGCGTGATGGCCGCAGCCCGGCTGGCTGAGGCCGAGGGCAAGGGGGCAGTTTCACTGGACGGCATGATGATTGACCTGCCCATTATCAAGAGGGCGGAACGCATACTGCTTTTGGCCGATGTCTAA
- the citD gene encoding citrate lyase acyl carrier protein, giving the protein MSAHCSALSGTLESNDILITISSTGGSANSVNLSSIVINQFGPAIRAVVEQCLEASGLSGVEVTVQDKGALECTIKARMETAIARYKEKM; this is encoded by the coding sequence ATGAGCGCACACTGCAGCGCCCTGTCGGGTACACTGGAATCAAACGACATCCTTATCACCATCAGCAGCACCGGCGGCAGCGCCAACAGCGTCAATCTGTCGAGCATTGTCATCAACCAGTTTGGGCCGGCCATCAGGGCGGTTGTTGAACAGTGCCTGGAAGCCTCCGGGCTTTCCGGCGTGGAAGTAACCGTGCAGGACAAGGGCGCGCTGGAGTGCACCATCAAGGCCCGCATGGAAACAGCCATCGCCCGTTACAAGGAGAAGATGTGA
- a CDS encoding response regulator, with the protein MIRVIIIEDDPMVADLAAGYLEGIDGFKLDYTAHSGEEGLALLRAHHVDLVLLDVFMPGMDGMELLRIIKSQFFHTDVIMITAAQNSDDILNALRMGVADYIVKPFTFERFRESLLQFREKRQLLISPEVPITQEMLDRRIFIKKERHTAASGTPKGIDARTLKTVMQVLQKYDGPFSLKDIEPLTGLSRISLKKYFDYLAATGRLGSVKDYGGPGRPVTLYNWIA; encoded by the coding sequence ATGATCCGCGTCATCATCATTGAAGACGACCCCATGGTGGCAGATCTGGCCGCCGGGTATCTGGAAGGCATAGACGGCTTCAAGCTTGACTACACAGCCCATTCCGGCGAGGAGGGCCTTGCTCTGCTGCGCGCGCACCATGTGGATCTCGTGCTGCTGGACGTATTCATGCCCGGCATGGATGGCATGGAACTGTTGCGCATCATCAAGTCGCAGTTTTTTCACACGGACGTGATCATGATAACCGCTGCGCAAAACAGCGATGACATCCTCAACGCCCTGCGCATGGGCGTGGCGGACTATATCGTCAAACCATTCACCTTTGAACGCTTTCGCGAATCGCTGCTCCAGTTCCGTGAAAAACGCCAACTGCTCATTTCGCCAGAGGTACCCATTACGCAAGAAATGCTTGATCGGCGCATCTTCATCAAAAAGGAGCGCCATACTGCTGCCTCTGGCACGCCCAAGGGCATTGACGCGCGCACGTTGAAAACCGTCATGCAGGTATTGCAAAAATACGACGGGCCGTTCAGCCTCAAGGATATAGAACCGCTGACAGGTCTTTCGCGCATTTCGCTAAAGAAATACTTCGATTACCTTGCGGCCACAGGCAGGCTCGGTAGTGTGAAAGATTACGGCGGCCCCGGCAGACCCGTGACCCTGTATAACTGGATTGCGTGA